One window from the genome of Streptomyces sp. WZ-12 encodes:
- a CDS encoding SigE family RNA polymerase sigma factor yields MTAGTDNAGKRKRIGGVGMATSGGKVLDFEEYVRTRQDALLRSARRLVPDPVDAQDLLQTALVRTYGRWDGIADKSLADAYLRRVMINTRTEWWRARKLEEVPTEQLPDASVDDGTEQRADRALLMDILGVLAPKQRSVVVLRHWEQMSTEETAAALGMSTGTVKSTLHRALARLRQELESRDIDARVLERGQQEREQCAA; encoded by the coding sequence ATGACCGCCGGCACGGACAACGCGGGGAAACGTAAGCGGATCGGAGGCGTCGGAATGGCGACCAGCGGCGGCAAGGTACTGGACTTCGAAGAGTACGTGCGGACCCGGCAGGATGCCCTGCTGCGCAGCGCCCGGCGCCTGGTCCCGGATCCGGTCGACGCCCAGGACCTGCTCCAGACGGCACTGGTCCGCACCTACGGCCGCTGGGACGGCATCGCGGACAAGTCGCTGGCGGACGCCTACCTCCGCCGCGTCATGATCAACACCCGCACCGAGTGGTGGCGCGCCCGCAAGCTGGAAGAAGTGCCCACCGAGCAGCTCCCCGACGCCAGCGTCGACGACGGCACCGAACAGCGCGCCGACCGGGCCCTGTTGATGGACATCCTCGGCGTGCTCGCCCCGAAGCAGCGCAGCGTCGTCGTGCTGCGGCACTGGGAGCAGATGAGCACCGAGGAGACCGCGGCCGCGCTCGGCATGTCCACCGGCACCGTCAAGAGCACCCTGCACCGCGCCCTGGCCCGCCTCCGGCAGGAGCTGGAGAGCCGCGACATAGACGCCCGGGTACTGGAGCGCGGGCAGCAGGAGCGGGAGCAGTGCGCGGCCTGA
- a CDS encoding Ppx/GppA phosphatase family protein yields MRLGVLDVGSNTVHLLVVDAHPGARPLPAYSHKAELRLAELLDEDGAISDDGVHRLVLTIREAMQVAEDKGVEDVLPFATSAIREATNGEAVLRRLAEETGVALQVLSGEDEARLTFLAARRWLGWSAGRLLVLDIGGGSLEVAYGLDEDPDVAVSLPYGAGRLTGADLREDPPGPEDVRALRRRVRAGIAREVSDFARYGTPDQVVGTSKTFKALARIAGAARSSEGLYVQRELPRKTLEEWVPRLAQMTARERAELPGVSEGRARQLLAGALVAEATMDLFGVETLEICPWALREGVILRRLDHLS; encoded by the coding sequence ATGAGACTCGGTGTCCTCGATGTGGGTTCGAACACGGTCCACCTTCTGGTGGTGGACGCACACCCCGGCGCGCGCCCGCTGCCCGCCTACTCGCACAAGGCGGAGCTGCGCCTGGCCGAACTCCTCGACGAGGACGGTGCCATAAGCGACGACGGCGTGCACCGCCTGGTGCTCACCATCCGGGAGGCGATGCAGGTCGCCGAGGACAAGGGCGTCGAGGACGTGCTCCCGTTCGCCACCTCCGCGATCCGCGAGGCCACCAACGGCGAGGCGGTGCTGCGCCGCCTCGCCGAGGAGACCGGGGTCGCGCTGCAGGTCCTCTCCGGCGAGGACGAGGCGCGGCTGACCTTCCTGGCCGCCCGCCGCTGGCTGGGCTGGTCGGCCGGGCGGCTGCTGGTGCTGGACATCGGCGGCGGCTCGCTGGAGGTCGCCTACGGGCTGGACGAGGACCCGGACGTGGCCGTCTCGCTGCCGTACGGGGCCGGGCGGTTGACCGGGGCGGACCTGCGGGAGGACCCGCCGGGCCCGGAGGACGTGCGGGCGCTGCGGCGTCGGGTGCGGGCCGGCATCGCCCGGGAGGTGAGCGACTTCGCCCGTTACGGGACGCCGGACCAGGTCGTCGGGACGTCCAAGACGTTCAAGGCGCTCGCGCGGATCGCGGGGGCGGCGCGGTCCTCGGAGGGGCTGTACGTCCAACGGGAGCTGCCCCGCAAGACGTTGGAGGAGTGGGTGCCGCGGCTGGCCCAGATGACCGCCCGGGAGCGGGCCGAGTTGCCCGGGGTCTCCGAGGGGCGGGCACGGCAGTTGCTGGCGGGGGCGCTGGTGGCGGAGGCGACGATGGACCTGTTCGGGGTGGAGACGTTGGAGATCTGTCCCTGGGCGTTGCGCGAGGGGGTCATTTTGCGGCGGTTGGATCATCTGTCGTAG
- a CDS encoding BACON domain-containing protein: MSSRPEHPTHTTGALRSRTAEPRRHRPQTDGRPRHPEHQDRYEPHLDGLFTYCLSVLCEHDAAAAVLGETLALAERQHGRRPDDTTLFRPWLYALARWACLRRLAEQAGPRGTDPADPGRTPARQRELAALAWPEAAGTTPEQREVLELSVRHRLAPDDIAAVTGADPTATRTLLAAASCEVERTRAALAVVEFGRCVDVARLAGGSQLLLGATLRRELVRHVDDCAECRRTAERATAAGPWPGTAPAAHGALPLVTADRSAVCAALVAARAARSGRAEGVPGAGPAPGGRNGGANGSPRYDRRGFPVAPTDRTARRRRLRHRALTTTVVATVLAAPVLALWVAYRSAPETGGVDVLPTTVAANAVEGAVTGDRLDGRPYANAGNARPTSPRPHTRAGEGASDVSVAVLGAGAGPTPPSGREEHGPGRLTVAAQPDAGTTAITIRASGGTPVHWRASSGAPWIQMSHTAGELKPGQKVRITVYVDHDREPEGRWQSAIVIEPGGTVVTMKGHGATEPAPGPGEPTGAAGSAATRPAPSPAPPSPSLHPTPRSTGPVPSSSTGASPSAAPGNPSARTTGGTGAGGRATVPARPWHTTRPAT; the protein is encoded by the coding sequence ATGAGCAGCAGGCCCGAGCACCCTACGCACACCACCGGCGCACTCCGGTCGCGCACCGCCGAGCCGCGTCGGCACCGGCCGCAGACAGACGGGCGGCCCCGCCACCCCGAGCACCAGGACCGCTACGAGCCCCATCTGGACGGGCTGTTCACCTACTGCCTGTCCGTGCTGTGCGAGCACGACGCGGCGGCCGCCGTACTCGGCGAGACGCTGGCGCTCGCCGAGCGCCAGCACGGTCGGCGCCCCGACGACACCACCCTCTTCCGCCCCTGGCTCTACGCGCTGGCCCGTTGGGCGTGCCTGCGCCGGCTCGCCGAACAGGCCGGCCCGCGCGGGACCGACCCCGCCGATCCCGGGCGGACCCCGGCGCGGCAGCGGGAACTGGCCGCGCTGGCCTGGCCGGAGGCGGCCGGCACCACCCCCGAGCAGCGCGAGGTACTGGAGCTGTCGGTGCGCCACCGGCTGGCGCCGGACGACATCGCCGCGGTGACCGGCGCCGACCCGACCGCCACCCGCACGCTGCTGGCCGCCGCCTCCTGCGAGGTGGAGCGGACCAGGGCGGCGCTGGCGGTGGTCGAGTTCGGGCGGTGCGTGGACGTCGCGCGGCTCGCCGGCGGCAGCCAGCTGCTGCTGGGCGCGACGCTCCGCCGGGAGCTGGTGCGGCACGTCGACGACTGCGCGGAGTGCCGGCGGACCGCCGAGCGGGCCACCGCCGCCGGGCCCTGGCCGGGCACCGCGCCGGCCGCGCACGGCGCGTTGCCGTTGGTCACCGCGGACCGCTCGGCGGTGTGCGCGGCACTGGTGGCGGCCCGGGCGGCGCGGTCGGGCCGGGCCGAGGGCGTGCCCGGGGCCGGCCCGGCCCCCGGCGGCCGGAACGGTGGAGCAAACGGTTCTCCACGCTATGACCGCCGGGGATTCCCGGTCGCCCCCACCGACCGCACCGCCCGCCGCCGGCGGCTGCGCCACCGCGCGTTGACCACCACCGTCGTGGCGACCGTGCTGGCCGCGCCGGTGCTCGCGCTGTGGGTGGCCTACCGCAGCGCCCCGGAGACCGGCGGGGTGGACGTGCTGCCGACGACGGTGGCGGCCAACGCGGTCGAGGGCGCGGTGACCGGCGACCGGCTGGACGGCCGCCCGTACGCGAACGCGGGCAACGCCCGGCCGACGTCGCCGCGGCCCCACACCCGGGCCGGCGAGGGGGCGTCGGACGTCTCCGTCGCGGTGCTGGGTGCGGGCGCCGGTCCGACGCCGCCCAGCGGACGGGAGGAGCACGGGCCGGGGCGGCTGACGGTCGCCGCGCAGCCGGACGCCGGCACCACCGCCATCACGATCAGGGCCTCCGGTGGCACCCCGGTGCATTGGCGCGCGTCGTCGGGCGCGCCCTGGATCCAAATGAGCCACACCGCGGGGGAGTTGAAACCGGGGCAGAAGGTGCGGATCACGGTCTACGTGGACCACGACCGGGAGCCCGAGGGCCGCTGGCAGTCCGCGATCGTCATCGAACCCGGCGGCACCGTCGTCACGATGAAGGGGCACGGGGCGACGGAGCCGGCGCCGGGCCCGGGGGAGCCGACGGGGGCGGCCGGTTCGGCGGCTACGCGGCCCGCACCCTCGCCGGCGCCGCCTTCGCCGTCGTTGCATCCGACGCCGCGGTCCACGGGGCCGGTTCCTTCGTCGTCCACGGGGGCGTCGCCGTCGGCCGCGCCCGGGAATCCGTCGGCGCGCACCACTGGGGGCACAGGGGCGGGCGGCCGGGCGACCGTGCCGGCCAGGCCGTGGCACACGACGCGGCCGGCGACCTGA
- the cseC gene encoding two-component system sensor histidine kinase CseC — translation MVRLALRTGLRWKLSAAIALVGALVAVALSLVVHNAARVSMLDNSRDVQIERLNFTQKIYESTNRLQFGAKIDDPALPKALRKEVAEGDRATFLEDTGQTAPEVWAASPLGNGRVLSIHDRFPDRFQVLDDLDQALLIGSTAVVVGGCALGVLVGGRLSKRLRKAAAAAGKLADGDTSVRIRDEVGGGRVRDETDDLAWAVDAMSDALQQRIEAERRVTADIAHELRTPVTGLLTAAELLPPGRPSELVRDRAQAMRTLVEDVLEVARLDGHAERAELQDVALGEFVSRRVRALNPEVVVDILRDAEVTTDPRRLERILGNLIANATRHGKPPIEVTVEGRVIRVRDHGVGFPEALLREGPSRFRTGSSDRAGVGHGLGLTIAVGQARVLGARLTFRNADELTDGSTGAVSVLWLPENAPTATGSFPVIQLPDR, via the coding sequence GTGGTCAGGCTGGCCCTGCGAACGGGCCTGAGATGGAAACTCAGCGCCGCGATCGCGCTCGTGGGGGCGCTGGTCGCGGTGGCGTTGAGCCTTGTCGTGCACAACGCCGCGCGGGTCTCCATGCTCGACAACAGCCGCGATGTGCAGATCGAGCGGCTCAACTTCACGCAGAAGATCTACGAGTCCACCAACCGCCTCCAGTTCGGCGCGAAGATCGACGACCCGGCGCTGCCGAAGGCGCTCCGCAAGGAGGTCGCGGAGGGCGACCGGGCCACGTTCCTGGAGGACACCGGGCAGACCGCGCCCGAGGTGTGGGCCGCCTCGCCGCTCGGCAACGGGCGGGTGCTGTCGATCCACGACCGCTTCCCCGATCGTTTTCAGGTGCTGGACGACCTGGACCAGGCGCTGTTGATCGGCTCCACGGCGGTGGTCGTCGGCGGCTGCGCGCTGGGCGTGCTGGTCGGCGGGCGGCTGTCGAAGCGGCTGCGGAAGGCCGCGGCGGCGGCCGGGAAGCTGGCGGACGGGGACACCTCGGTGCGGATTCGCGACGAGGTGGGCGGGGGTCGGGTCCGCGACGAGACGGACGATCTGGCGTGGGCGGTGGACGCCATGTCCGACGCGCTCCAGCAGCGCATCGAGGCGGAGCGGCGGGTGACCGCGGACATCGCGCACGAGTTGCGGACGCCGGTGACGGGGCTGCTGACGGCGGCCGAACTGCTGCCGCCGGGACGGCCGTCGGAGCTGGTGCGGGATCGGGCGCAGGCGATGCGGACGTTGGTCGAGGACGTGTTGGAGGTGGCGCGGCTCGACGGGCACGCCGAGCGGGCCGAGCTGCAGGACGTGGCGTTGGGCGAGTTCGTGTCGCGGCGGGTGCGGGCGTTGAATCCGGAGGTCGTGGTCGACATCCTGCGGGATGCCGAGGTGACGACGGATCCCCGGCGGCTGGAGCGCATCCTGGGGAACCTGATCGCCAATGCGACGCGGCACGGGAAGCCGCCGATCGAGGTCACGGTGGAGGGGCGGGTCATCCGCGTCCGTGACCACGGGGTCGGGTTCCCGGAGGCGTTGCTGCGGGAGGGGCCGAGCCGGTTCCGTACCGGGAGCAGCGATCGGGCCGGGGTCGGGCACGGGCTGGGGCTGACGATCGCGGTGGGGCAGGCCCGGGTGTTGGGGGCGCGGCTGACGTTCCGCAACGCGGACGAGTTGACGGACGGGTCCACGGGAGCGGTGTCGGTGCTGTGGCTGCCGGAGAACGCGCCTACGGCTACCGGGAGCTTCCCGGTGATCCAACTGCCGGATCGCTGA
- the cseB gene encoding two-component system response regulator CseB, giving the protein MADTHVLFVEDDDVIREATQLALERDGFVVTAMPDGLSGLEAFRANRPDIALLDVMVPGLDGVSLCRRIRDESTVPVIMLSARADSIDVVLGLEAGADDYVTKPFDGAVLVARIRAVLRRFGHASGPDRAGAAAAEDAGLTETVLRFGDLEVDTEGMEVRKGGETVALTPTEMRLLLEFSTAPNTVLSRDRLLERVWDYGWGGDTRVVDVHVQRLRGKIGQDRIETVRGFGYKLRG; this is encoded by the coding sequence ATGGCTGACACCCATGTCCTCTTCGTCGAGGACGACGACGTCATCCGCGAGGCCACTCAACTCGCGCTGGAACGCGACGGGTTCGTGGTCACCGCCATGCCCGACGGACTCTCGGGTCTGGAGGCGTTCCGCGCAAATCGTCCCGATATCGCCCTGCTTGATGTGATGGTCCCCGGGCTCGACGGCGTCAGCCTCTGCCGGCGGATCCGCGACGAGTCCACCGTCCCCGTGATCATGCTGTCGGCGCGCGCCGACTCCATCGACGTGGTGCTCGGCCTGGAGGCCGGCGCCGACGACTACGTCACCAAGCCGTTCGACGGCGCGGTGCTGGTCGCCCGGATCCGCGCGGTGCTCCGCCGCTTCGGCCACGCCAGCGGGCCGGACCGCGCGGGCGCGGCGGCCGCGGAGGACGCCGGCCTCACCGAGACCGTGCTGCGCTTCGGCGACCTGGAGGTCGACACCGAGGGCATGGAGGTCCGCAAGGGCGGCGAGACGGTGGCGCTGACGCCCACCGAGATGCGGCTGCTGCTGGAGTTCTCCACCGCGCCCAACACCGTCCTCTCCCGCGACCGGCTGCTGGAGCGGGTCTGGGACTACGGCTGGGGCGGCGACACCCGGGTCGTGGACGTCCACGTCCAGCGGCTGCGCGGCAAGATCGGCCAGGACCGGATCGAGACGGTCCGCGGCTTCGGATACAAGCTGAGAGGCTGA
- the disA gene encoding DNA integrity scanning diadenylate cyclase DisA, with translation MAANDRASSPGRSAGTGTESLMRASLSAVAPGTALRDGLERILRGNTGGLIVLGFDKTVESMCSGGFVLDVEFTATRLRELCKLDGALVLDKDITKILRAGVQLVPDASIPTEETGTRHRTAQRVSIQTNFPVVSVSQSMRLIALYVDGERRVLEESAAILSRANQALATLERYKLRLDEVAGTLSALEIEDLVTVRDVSAVAQRLEMVRRIATEIAEYVVELGTDGRLLALQLEELIAGVEPERELVARDYVPEPTAKRSRTVAEALAELDALTHTELLELPIVARALGYSGSPETLDSAVSPRGFRLLAKVPRLPGAVIDRLVDHFGGLQKLLAASVDDLQAVEGVGETRARSVREGLSRLAESSILERYV, from the coding sequence GTGGCAGCGAACGACCGGGCGTCGTCTCCCGGCAGGTCCGCGGGGACCGGCACCGAGAGCCTGATGCGCGCCTCGCTGAGCGCCGTCGCGCCCGGTACGGCGCTGCGCGACGGCCTGGAGCGCATCCTCCGCGGCAATACGGGCGGCCTGATCGTCCTCGGCTTCGACAAGACCGTCGAGTCGATGTGCAGCGGCGGCTTCGTCCTCGACGTGGAGTTCACCGCCACCCGCCTGCGCGAGCTGTGCAAGCTGGACGGCGCCCTGGTCCTCGACAAGGACATCACCAAGATCCTGCGCGCCGGTGTCCAGTTGGTGCCGGACGCCTCCATCCCCACCGAGGAGACCGGCACCCGCCACCGCACCGCCCAGCGGGTCTCCATCCAGACCAACTTCCCGGTGGTCTCGGTCAGCCAGTCCATGCGCCTGATCGCGCTCTACGTGGACGGCGAGCGCCGCGTACTGGAGGAGTCCGCCGCGATCCTCTCCCGCGCCAACCAGGCGCTGGCCACCCTGGAGCGCTACAAGCTCCGCCTCGACGAGGTCGCCGGCACCCTCTCCGCCCTGGAGATCGAGGACCTGGTCACCGTCCGGGACGTCTCCGCGGTCGCCCAGCGGCTGGAGATGGTCCGCCGGATCGCCACCGAGATCGCCGAGTACGTCGTCGAACTGGGCACCGACGGCCGCCTGCTGGCCCTCCAGCTCGAAGAGTTGATCGCCGGCGTGGAGCCGGAGCGCGAGCTGGTCGCCCGGGACTACGTCCCCGAGCCCACCGCCAAGCGCTCCCGCACGGTCGCCGAGGCACTGGCCGAGCTGGACGCGCTCACCCACACCGAGCTGCTCGAACTCCCCATCGTGGCCCGCGCGTTGGGCTACAGCGGCTCCCCGGAGACGCTGGACTCGGCGGTCTCGCCGCGCGGCTTCCGGCTGCTGGCGAAGGTCCCTCGCCTCCCCGGCGCGGTCATCGACCGCCTGGTGGACCACTTCGGCGGCCTCCAGAAGCTCCTCGCGGCCTCCGTCGACGACCTCCAGGCCGTCGAGGGCGTCGGCGAAACCCGCGCCCGCTCGGTCCGCGAGGGCCTCTCCCGCCTGGCGGAGTCGTCCATCCTGGAACGGTACGTGTAA
- the radA gene encoding DNA repair protein RadA, which produces MATRKASAKERPSYRCTECGWTTAKWLGRCPECQAWGTVEEFGGTPAVRTTAPGRVTTAALPIGQVDGRQATARSTGVPELDRVLGGGLVPGAVVLLAGEPGVGKSTLLLDVAAKAASAEHRTLYVTGEESASQVRLRADRIRALDDDLYLAAETDLSAVLGHLDSVKPSLLILDSVQTVASPEIDGAPGGMAQVREVAGALIRASKERGMSTLLVGHVTKDGAIAGPRLLEHLVDVVLHFEGDRHARLRLVRGVKNRYGTTDEVGCFELHDEGITGLADPSGLFLTRRAEPVPGTCLTVTLEGRRPLVAEVQALTVDSQIPSPRRTTSGLETSRVSMMLAVLEQRGRISALGKRDIYSATVGGVKLSEPAADLAVALALASAASDTPLPKNLVAIGEVGLAGEVRRVTGVQRRLAEAARLGFTHALVPSDPGKIPAGMRVLEVADVGEALSVLPKRVRREAPREEETRR; this is translated from the coding sequence ATGGCAACTCGTAAAGCGTCGGCCAAGGAGCGCCCCTCATACCGCTGCACGGAGTGCGGCTGGACCACCGCCAAGTGGCTCGGCCGCTGTCCGGAATGCCAAGCGTGGGGCACGGTCGAGGAGTTCGGCGGCACCCCGGCGGTGCGCACCACCGCGCCCGGCCGGGTCACCACCGCCGCGCTGCCCATCGGCCAGGTCGACGGCAGGCAGGCCACCGCCCGCTCCACGGGCGTGCCGGAGCTGGACCGCGTGCTGGGCGGCGGGCTGGTCCCCGGCGCGGTGGTGCTGCTGGCCGGCGAGCCCGGCGTCGGCAAGTCCACCCTCCTGCTGGACGTCGCCGCCAAGGCCGCCTCCGCCGAGCACCGCACCCTCTACGTCACCGGCGAGGAGTCCGCCAGCCAGGTCCGGCTGCGCGCCGACCGCATCCGCGCCCTCGACGACGACCTCTATCTGGCCGCCGAGACCGATCTCTCCGCCGTCCTCGGCCACTTGGACAGCGTCAAGCCCTCGCTGCTGATCCTGGACTCCGTGCAGACCGTCGCCTCCCCCGAGATCGACGGCGCCCCCGGCGGTATGGCCCAGGTCCGCGAGGTCGCCGGCGCGCTGATCCGGGCCTCCAAGGAGCGCGGCATGTCCACCCTCCTGGTCGGCCACGTCACCAAGGACGGCGCCATCGCCGGCCCCCGTCTCCTGGAGCACCTGGTCGACGTCGTGCTGCACTTCGAGGGCGACCGGCACGCCCGGCTCCGCCTCGTCCGCGGCGTGAAGAACCGCTACGGCACCACCGACGAGGTCGGCTGCTTCGAGCTGCACGACGAGGGCATCACCGGCCTCGCCGACCCCTCCGGCCTCTTCCTCACCCGCCGCGCCGAGCCGGTTCCGGGGACGTGCCTGACGGTCACCCTGGAGGGCCGCCGCCCCCTGGTCGCCGAGGTCCAGGCGCTCACCGTCGACTCCCAGATCCCCTCCCCCCGCCGCACCACGTCCGGCCTGGAGACCTCCCGGGTCTCGATGATGCTCGCCGTCCTGGAGCAGCGCGGCCGGATCAGCGCCCTCGGCAAGCGCGACATCTACAGCGCCACCGTCGGCGGCGTGAAGCTCAGCGAGCCGGCCGCGGACCTCGCCGTCGCCCTCGCCCTGGCCAGCGCCGCCAGCGACACCCCGCTGCCGAAGAATCTGGTCGCCATCGGCGAGGTCGGCCTGGCCGGCGAGGTCCGTCGGGTCACCGGCGTCCAGCGCCGCCTGGCCGAGGCCGCCCGGCTCGGCTTCACCCACGCCCTGGTCCCCAGCGACCCCGGCAAGATCCCCGCCGGGATGCGGGTCCTGGAGGTCGCCGACGTCGGCGAGGCGCTGTCCGTGCTGCCCAAGCGGGTCCGCCGGGAGGCCCCGCGGGAGGAGGAGACGCGCCGGTAG
- a CDS encoding A/G-specific adenine glycosylase: MTSTPAIPSAMTAAAENASAAASAAEAADGTGLHRPVTDWFAEHARDLPWRRPEAGAWGVMVSEFMLQQTPVSRVLPVYEQWLTRWPRPADLAAEPPGEAVRAWGRLGYPRRALRLHAAASAIQERHGGDVPREHAQLLALPGVGEYTAAAVASFAYGQRHAVLDTNVRRVFARAVTGRQYPPNATTAAERKLARALLPEDEGLAARWAAATMELGALVCTARSPECHRCPIAAQCGWRLAGSPAHEGPPRRTQAYAGTDRQVRGKLLAVLREALAPVPQGVLDQVWDEPVQRARALDGLVSDGLVEPLGGGRYRLPHS, encoded by the coding sequence ATGACTTCCACGCCTGCCATTCCCAGTGCCATGACCGCCGCCGCCGAGAACGCCTCCGCCGCCGCATCGGCCGCGGAGGCCGCGGACGGGACCGGGCTGCACCGCCCCGTCACCGACTGGTTCGCCGAGCACGCACGCGACCTGCCCTGGCGCCGCCCCGAGGCGGGCGCGTGGGGCGTGATGGTGAGCGAGTTCATGCTCCAGCAGACGCCGGTCAGCCGCGTGCTGCCGGTGTACGAACAGTGGCTGACCCGCTGGCCGCGGCCCGCCGACCTCGCCGCGGAGCCACCCGGCGAGGCGGTGCGCGCCTGGGGCCGGCTCGGCTACCCGCGGCGCGCGCTGCGGCTGCACGCCGCGGCCTCCGCCATACAGGAGCGCCACGGCGGCGACGTCCCCCGTGAGCACGCCCAACTGCTGGCGCTGCCCGGCGTCGGCGAGTACACCGCGGCGGCCGTCGCCTCCTTCGCCTACGGGCAGCGGCACGCGGTGCTGGACACCAATGTGCGGCGGGTCTTCGCCCGCGCGGTCACCGGCCGCCAGTACCCGCCGAACGCCACCACCGCCGCCGAGCGCAAGCTGGCCCGCGCCCTGCTCCCCGAGGACGAGGGCCTCGCGGCCCGTTGGGCGGCGGCCACGATGGAACTGGGCGCGCTGGTGTGCACCGCCCGCTCCCCGGAGTGCCACCGCTGCCCGATCGCCGCGCAGTGCGGCTGGCGGCTGGCCGGGTCACCGGCCCACGAGGGCCCGCCGCGCCGCACCCAGGCGTACGCCGGGACCGACCGGCAGGTGCGCGGCAAGCTGCTGGCCGTGCTGCGCGAGGCGCTCGCGCCGGTGCCGCAGGGCGTGCTGGACCAGGTGTGGGACGAGCCGGTGCAGCGGGCCCGGGCTCTGGACGGGCTGGTTTCGGACGGCCTGGTGGAGCCGTTGGGTGGCGGCCGCTATCGGCTGCCGCACTCCTGA
- a CDS encoding NAD-dependent epimerase/dehydratase family protein, which yields MKLLILGGTEFVGRAVAEAALARGWDVTVFNRGRHAAPEGVTVRHGDRLAAGGLAALEDGEWDAVVDTWSAAPVAVRDAARLLAGRVRHYAYVSSASVYAFPPTQRISETAALVEGSPDDADADDYPRAKRGGELAAVEAFSDRALLVRAGLILGPYENIGRLPWWLTRIARGGPVLAPGPRDLALQYIDARDLAEWILDAVRDGRSGGYNLVSEPGHATMGELLESCVRVTGASAELRWTAPEDVLAAGIAPWTELPIWLPQGGPECEALYGGDVGKALAAGLRCRPVAETVADTWEWLRSIGGVAPLRPDRPAVGLPEEKEAAALG from the coding sequence ATGAAGCTACTGATTCTGGGCGGTACGGAGTTCGTGGGGCGGGCCGTCGCCGAGGCGGCGCTGGCCCGGGGTTGGGACGTGACGGTCTTCAACCGGGGGCGGCACGCGGCGCCCGAAGGGGTCACCGTGCGGCACGGCGACCGGTTGGCGGCGGGCGGGTTGGCCGCCCTGGAGGACGGCGAGTGGGACGCCGTCGTGGACACCTGGAGCGCCGCGCCGGTCGCGGTCCGGGACGCCGCCCGACTGCTCGCCGGCCGGGTCCGGCACTACGCCTACGTCTCCAGCGCCTCGGTCTACGCCTTTCCGCCGACCCAACGGATCAGCGAGACGGCCGCGTTGGTCGAGGGCTCCCCGGACGACGCCGACGCCGACGACTACCCGCGGGCCAAGCGGGGCGGCGAACTCGCCGCGGTCGAGGCGTTCTCGGACCGGGCGCTGCTGGTCCGCGCCGGGCTGATCCTCGGCCCGTACGAGAACATCGGGCGGCTGCCGTGGTGGTTGACCCGGATCGCCCGCGGCGGGCCGGTCCTTGCACCGGGCCCGCGCGACCTGGCGCTCCAGTACATCGACGCCCGCGACCTGGCGGAGTGGATCCTCGACGCCGTACGGGACGGGCGGTCCGGCGGCTACAACCTGGTGAGCGAGCCGGGGCACGCCACGATGGGCGAGCTGCTGGAGAGTTGCGTGCGGGTCACCGGGGCGTCGGCCGAACTCCGTTGGACGGCACCCGAGGACGTCCTCGCGGCGGGCATCGCGCCGTGGACGGAGCTGCCGATCTGGCTGCCGCAGGGCGGACCGGAATGCGAGGCGCTCTACGGGGGCGATGTCGGCAAGGCGTTGGCGGCCGGGCTGCGGTGCCGGCCGGTCGCCGAGACGGTGGCGGACACCTGGGAGTGGCTGCGGAGCATCGGCGGGGTGGCACCGCTGCGGCCGGACCGGCCGGCGGTGGGGCTGCCGGAGGAGAAGGAGGCGGCGGCGTTGGGGTAG
- a CDS encoding pyridoxamine 5'-phosphate oxidase family protein, with product MGGTGGSVEKRTSDGQRGDDRDAGDIGGAACPAGIRRALDAHTTVTLAYADADGPQACAVLYAAGEAADGTPALYFVTATSTRHGRALGEPGARVAFTVQRDGQEWSGLTGIQGRGGCRPLNGDERDAGWRVYAARFPFVAADERLRAALERTALWELRPDWLRLIDNTQGFGHKEEWRA from the coding sequence ATGGGCGGCACGGGCGGCAGCGTGGAGAAGCGGACGAGCGACGGGCAGCGGGGCGACGACCGGGACGCCGGGGATATCGGGGGCGCGGCGTGTCCGGCCGGTATCCGGCGGGCGTTGGACGCGCACACCACCGTGACACTGGCGTACGCGGACGCGGACGGGCCGCAGGCGTGCGCGGTGCTCTACGCGGCCGGGGAGGCCGCCGACGGGACGCCGGCGCTGTACTTCGTCACCGCTACGAGCACCCGGCACGGCCGGGCCCTGGGGGAGCCCGGTGCGCGGGTGGCGTTCACGGTGCAGCGGGACGGCCAGGAGTGGAGCGGACTGACCGGGATTCAGGGGCGCGGTGGTTGCCGTCCGTTGAACGGGGACGAGCGGGACGCCGGGTGGCGCGTCTACGCGGCCCGATTCCCCTTCGTCGCGGCCGACGAGCGGCTGCGCGCGGCCCTGGAGCGGACCGCGCTGTGGGAACTGCGCCCGGACTGGCTGCGGTTGATCGACAACACGCAGGGTTTCGGCCACAAGGAAGAGTGGCGGGCATAG